In Candidatus Persebacteraceae bacterium Df01, a genomic segment contains:
- a CDS encoding divalent-cation tolerance protein CutA gives MKTAWTFSQGARVVVFCNAPDDFCAQNIARRLVNDKITACVNILPACRSIYQWEGKLKEENEIPLLIKTTAERISDVETTIRQLHPYEMPEIIVLPIVGGGDDYLRWVSEQCG, from the coding sequence ATGAAAACGGCATGGACTTTCTCGCAAGGTGCGCGCGTCGTTGTGTTTTGCAACGCGCCGGATGATTTTTGCGCGCAAAACATCGCGCGGCGGCTGGTCAATGACAAAATTACAGCCTGCGTTAATATTTTACCTGCCTGTCGCTCCATTTACCAATGGGAAGGAAAATTAAAGGAAGAAAATGAAATCCCACTGTTAATTAAAACCACCGCCGAACGGATAAGTGATGTGGAAACCACTATTCGCCAACTGCATCCTTATGAAATGCCGGAAATTATCGTACTGCCGATTGTTGGCGGTGGCGATGACTATTTGCGCTGGGTGAGTGAACAATGCGGTTAA
- a CDS encoding FxsA family protein: MPFSLLFFIVLLLPVLEIYLLISWVVESPLVALLYLFITMGLGALLIKVAKIGFGEIIRIMREQSGAGLGALIGFGKLWAVGILLFFPGYLSDVLALAIALFPVKAQPTPNRPTDDGIVEAEAQIINDTQEDERRN, encoded by the coding sequence ATGCCGTTTTCATTATTATTTTTTATTGTACTACTGCTGCCCGTGTTAGAAATTTACCTACTCATCAGTTGGGTAGTGGAATCACCGCTGGTGGCACTGCTATATTTGTTTATCACCATGGGGCTGGGCGCGTTACTAATCAAAGTTGCCAAAATCGGATTTGGTGAAATCATTCGCATTATGCGCGAACAAAGCGGTGCTGGATTGGGAGCCCTTATCGGATTTGGCAAATTGTGGGCAGTTGGCATATTGTTATTTTTTCCCGGCTATTTAAGCGATGTATTAGCACTCGCCATTGCACTTTTTCCGGTGAAAGCTCAGCCGACACCAAACCGACCCACCGATGACGGCATAGTAGAAGCAGAAGCACAAATTATTAATGACACTCAAGAGGATGAGCGTCGCAACTGA